A genomic segment from Spinacia oleracea cultivar Varoflay chromosome 3, BTI_SOV_V1, whole genome shotgun sequence encodes:
- the LOC130468938 gene encoding replication protein A 70 kDa DNA-binding subunit B-like, producing MGLVLYVSPIENIGVDSFKRDVAIMDTTWTVIKLTLWNAFAHVLDENLNHVEICPIIVACGLHVKSFYGTYLSTGYYTRIYVNPVNEKKTSLSTWYTSEKLARIRRDWFRSSTFSLKSSIDISNTPRIRLSQFPTVRNVQYCRVAAYACRVDDVNNVIYEACNRCLKKVAIFQGLLKCQSCNINNTVTIPRLLLRLTIFDKSGNLKVTILHDLAQYLLGCLATEVKSVLQQPNGRNRVMEKVFACFGNRAFSWVLHPPTGAFNPEHSYTVGYVLHIDWAEECMWLNKYIASKRRK from the exons ATGGGATTGGTCCTATACGTTTCACCAATTGAGAATATTGGTGTAGATTCATTCAAGCGAGACGTGGCAATAATGGATACAAC CTGGACTGTTATTAAATTAACACTTTGGAATGCTTTTGCGCACGTTCTTGATGAAAATCTTAATCATGTTGAGATTTGTCCAATCATTGTAGCATGTGGTCTGCATGTCAAGAGCTTCTATG GTACATATCTTTCCACGGGATACTACACTAGGATTTATGTTAACCCAGTTAATGAAAAAAAAACATCCTTATCTACATG GTATACATCGGAAAAACTGGCAAGGATAAGGAGAGATTGGTTTCGTTCATCGACTTTTTCGCTAAAGTCATCGATTGATATTTCTAATACTCCCCGTATCCGATTATCTCAATTTCCAACTGTGAGAAAT gtaCAATACTGTCGAGTTGCCGCATATGCATGTCGTGTTGATGATGTTAATAACGTCATTTATGAAGCATGCAATCGTTGCCTAAAAAAGGTTGCCATTTTTCAAGGACTATTAAAATGTCAATCTTGCAATATCAACAACACTGTAACTATCCCAAG GTTGCTGCTTCGACTTACCATATTTGATAAAAGTGGTAATTTGAAAGTCACGATATTACACGATCTTGCACAATACCTTTTAGGTTGTTTAGCTACTGAAGTAAAATCAGTACTTCAACAG CCTAACGGACGTAATCGAGTGATGGAAAAAGTATTTGCATGTTTCGGAAACAGAGCTTTTTCATGGGTGCTACATCCACCAACTGGAGCTTTTAATCCTGAACATTCGTATACGGTTGGTTATGTGTTACATATCGATTGGGCGGAGGAGTGCATGTGGTTAAACAAATATATTGCGAGCAAAAGAAGAAAGTGA